A window of Salmo trutta chromosome 33, fSalTru1.1, whole genome shotgun sequence genomic DNA:
caacctttcggttactagtccaacgctctaaccactaggctacctgccgccccacataaCATTACTCCCAGAAATAACCAGCAATAAATATTTATATCAGAACATCTTGTAGAACCCATGCCAttggaaatcaatcatttccattAAAATGTTAGGCTACACTAAAAGAGTGGTGAGCTATGTAATGCTAACATCTGGACCAGGCTCACCGTGGATGACCAATACAGAGAGGTGTACACAGCGCCAGGCCAGTAGGACCAGCGGGTCCTCGTTTCGGTTGATGCCAAGGTCAGGGAAGCCGGTGTCATCCCTCATCAGGACGAAGTGGCTCAGGGTCTTGTTGTACTGCTGGGCAATGAGCTCCAGGGTTCCGTCTGTGACCAAGGTGGAGTAGCTGTCCAGGTGGATCCTCTCCAGGGGCAGGCTTGGTTTTAGCACCCTCAGCAGGTCCTGGCTGCACACATCCAGTGCCATCACGTAGACCCGCAGGTTAGCGCTGCGTTGGACCAGGGCCTTCCAGTCGTCCTCACTGGCGGTGCCATCGAGCGGCTTAGCCTTCAGAGCAGCGCCGTTGAGCATCAGGGAGAGGCGGTGTAGCGGAGCACGGTCTCCTCCAGCCAGTAGGTGGCTCAACTCAGAGGTGAAGTCACAGAAGTCGAGGGCCAGGGAACGCAGGTGGACCAGCCGCTCCAGCTCCACAGGGGAGACCAGGCAAGACAGCTGGTTGTCCAGCAAGCCAAGGTGCTCCAGGGAGCCTGCACTGGGGTTGGACAGAGAGGCCAGGGAGCATGGGGTCACCACACCCAGCATGAAGGCGGAGGACAGCCACTTTATCTTCCTGCTGTTAGACAGAACCTCCACTAACAGCTGTTGGATCCTACCCCAGCCCAGAGGAAACACAGAAAGTTTGAAAACTtttgacatttttctctgttccATTTCTGCAAATAAAGGCCTACTCACTGACAATGAATACATAAAACAAAACCTGTATGGGCAgaacagagatcctattaaaatGACCTATGTGTTCTATGTAATTCTATGAGGCAGAATTTCAACTTAGAACAGTTTGTACTGTGATTTTGAATGATTGTGAACCTAAGTATTTTGCTGTGCGACCTCGAAGAACAATCAGGATCctagctttattaactcaaataATTTTCATTGTGTTCCTAAATTTCTTTATGTGTGCTGACATTTTTCAATTTAGGCGCACACATGTTCCTTGTAAAAAAGGTTAGTGTAGAGCCCTGCTGTATGCCCTTTTGTCGCCCTGGGTAAGATGTAGCCTTGCCTAAAAGCTACTCACTCTTTGATTTTCTTGCCTCCTTGGTCAACCTGCTGGAGATAGGCACTGTCCAGAATGCCCTCATCCTGAATGCATGTATCCCCATACAGACTCAGCTTCTGGAGATTTctgagagaaggagcgagagagagcgagaggtgggtggggggcggggagagagagatatgagctTTAGTCAAAACCGGACACAAATCAGCCATAGTGGAGGTCAGTGATAGTATGTTCTAATTGTGGTCTGCAACAAAGACAATCAAACAGTATACATGTTGTCACCAATTTGCCAGAAAGCCTCTGACAATAAATCCCTTTCAACATCACACACTGGTGTCCACCACAAACCTAGCAGCTAGACACCACAAACATAGCGGACTAAATTCCACTCCATGGTGACTTCCTTCACCATTGAACGGAGTTTGGTACATTACCACAAACCCAGCTTCCCGCATTTGATTGTGCCACTAAATCTCCCGAACTCTCTTACACAAGTGTGCTGTAATTGAATGAACACTGGAATTAGTTATCAACAAAGAAATGCCTCAAGACACTTTTAAGCCATCTCTGTGGCAGTGCAAGTGTAACTTTTCAGGACATAAATGTGTCTAAAAGATATTAGCATATTGAAAGTACATGTTTGAAAAGGCAGAGTTGCATAtcaccagggttggggagtaatggattacatgtagTCCGTTACATGCAAGTGATTACAAAAAAAACGAACTGTCAtccattaccagcaaaaatattgtaatcagattacagatactttcgAAAAACTAGATTACTttaaggattacttttaaattcagaaatgatctttgacacttctgttctcaatgacattcaaatcagcaatGAAAAGGGTGCAAGTTTAAATTTATTCAACGTGTGAAAGTCTGACCgtaagtcagagaccactatgatgacaaaCCAAATGtatttgatggatcgcgggaaaacaGCAGGAATatgcttttgtaggctacagtccaagctatgtcttccatgcctagaaggccagcatcccggagttgcctcttcactgttgctgttgagactggtgttttgccggtattatttaatgaagctgccagttgaggacttgtgaggcgtctgtttctcaaactagacaatagcgcctacttggtagtgtgcaccggggctcgaggtgctcgaccagtcggcgaaagccaacatcccCCACGAccgagaacggttgattgtcaagggcaatcaattccattatcttggctttaatgggtttcgcctttgagttgtctcgctgaaatgttcttactctttcaaatgactgctggacttgaacttgtttagttgttggaagtgtgcgcttagtttttttctgcttttgttctaaGTAGTTGCTGAATGTCTGGGGGTGATGCACTTTCAAATGACTAATTAGGTTTGTGGTATTGAACGATTTCACTTTCTCCCCTTGGGAAATAATAGCAGCACAAACGTTGCATATGGCCTTCCTGTTATCTTCCTTTGAAACTTCAAAATAGattcacacagcagacattgtgggctaggttaggaatgctgtttgatcaaggaggagagtgatttagtgctgcatcagatgacttggcttCCACAAtaccccgacctcaaccaaattgaaatggtttgggatgagtcgaaccgcagagtgaaggaaaaatcagccaacaagttctcagcatatgtgggaattcgttcaagactgttggaaaagcattccaggtgaagctggttgagagaatggcaagagtgtgcaaagctgtcatcaaggctaagggtggatgctttgaagaatctcaaatatattttgctttgtttaacacttttttggttactacatgattccatatgtgttatttcatagtttagatgtcttcactattattctacaatgtagaaaatagtaaaaataaatccttgaatgagtaggtgttctaaaacttttggccGGTAGTGTATatccattgattattgaagaatataatttaaaTGCCTCATCAGCTTAGTTCatctgtcacactccatgagaacccaaaaatataagcttgtttttcacCAATGTTTGTTAACATTGGAAATTTAAACAAACACTGgataaaacaataattttgatatcatggatggtcagtccttgcatcaatAGCTCTGTCTACTAATCTgggagtggttacatttctccaggcccatcgctcagctttttaccaaaaacaGAGGTGGGGCgaccgttttgttattgtttcatctgtggatttgccctttaacaCAACTGCATATTATCAATATATCAAAGTGTCGCCAACAAAAaagtaaacaataggcctatagcaaatgcagcatatggcattcatttttcacatgtaaatagcacttttcaatAGTGCTCAAAGCAtaccattccatgagcgcagcatttatttttcaactcgaatcaatgagcccaatcaatcctccatgacaacaaaatcataaacagtAGGGATGGCTAATaaatccttagttttggggttatgctcaagtaaaacaatttggctaatctatacttccaagtcctattcttgaagatcacgTAGTataattggaatgactggaattctgatagacttcggttattaatgtaaagatataattaaatcgtattattatatgtagtagaaagcgatgggttagaagaaccCTAAATAACCAacacataaagtaaaatgtaGCATCCATATaaggccagctatgtaaactttaacatgtatttatgctgcaatagatatcgttcaattggtaacatacatttttgcattcttcatatGCATCTTAAGGGGAAGTCATCTAAAAGTAACTtcatgtaatcagattacgttaccgAGTTTGGacaatccaaaagttacgttactgattactattttggacaggtaagtagtaacagattacatttagaaagtaacccaCCCAACCCTGAATGACAACATGCTGCCAATGTCATTGTTGACCTCAGTGGTTGAGCCTAGCTAGATTCCCTGAGCATGACCACCACTGCTGCTGCATTGTTGTTCAAATGTCATTGAAAAAACTCCTTGCAACATTCTTTGCACAGCAAGCAGAAAAACAGACTTCAAACTGACATGCCTTTTCCAAGTAGTTAGATTATAGCTTCAACAGACTGAAAACCACACAAGTAGCATAACGTTAAGCAGAAATCGGTAGAGTAACGACATGACCCGATTACGTAATGATAGTTTGTTTATAGCTAGGCTAGCTACTTAACGTTAGCTGACTACGACCCAACAAACACTCAAATTGACACGTATGGAGTTGCTGACTCAATTTGCTTTAAACATGTATTGAATAATTGTAGTAACTATCCAACTACCTGTTATTTCGAATACATCCGAGCACACACAACACCTGTTCCAAATAGGTGATCCTTGCGTCTTTCCAGCGATCAAGCA
This region includes:
- the LOC115172398 gene encoding F-box only protein 33; its protein translation is MALYGGVGAMALPSELIVHIFSFLSDSDKLRASSVCSRWRECLFYPSLWTELKLRVGGGANRGGSGSEQTPRLEFLMRKFGSFVRELHLEVSPVDGYLNPLSGVEGRVEPVERDPQLLDRWKDARITYLEQVLCVLGCIRNNRNLQKLSLYGDTCIQDEGILDSAYLQQVDQGGKKIKEIQQLLVEVLSNSRKIKWLSSAFMLGVVTPCSLASLSNPSAGSLEHLGLLDNQLSCLVSPVELERLVHLRSLALDFCDFTSELSHLLAGGDRAPLHRLSLMLNGAALKAKPLDGTASEDDWKALVQRSANLRVYVMALDVCSQDLLRVLKPSLPLERIHLDSYSTLVTDGTLELIAQQYNKTLSHFVLMRDDTGFPDLGINRNEDPLVLLAWRCVHLSVLVIHGYTVWSHNLVAISRLRGSSLKVLAVSEESIDFDPDQRVFMEGDPIHNLVKEVSLGLGRVWHPSMDSNLVLSEPTQHFHREMQSFSLGM